Proteins encoded together in one bacterium window:
- a CDS encoding serine/threonine-protein phosphatase, with translation MLERPQRALHRFYELFASGLTTAEIERLIKVDTRGMYEFYARQMPRTPAAQKPLRRLLLFSRNLFLAFLLKLTPARRLLYALSLLFVILAFWYRELSWLVNAFLVMNFLLALELADKLVAKDELAVAREIQLSLLPRHKLHMNGFTAVGFSDAALSVGGDYYDFIALPDGGCLVVIGDVSGKGISAALYTAKVQTLLQICARESQDPRELMLRLNEHLLRELKRSYFLTLAIVRLQPNGDMQFCRAGHTPALRFESQRQDCFWLKPNGLAIGLAPERNAARENAGQQHSIFRDNLQVIQTSLAAGDALLLYTDGVSETCNPDRQEFGEERLRRVLLHHHHAPAETIREALLQELTQFRRGADMRDDTTFVIIKRNA, from the coding sequence ATGCTTGAACGCCCCCAGCGAGCTTTGCACCGATTCTATGAATTGTTCGCCAGCGGCCTGACCACCGCCGAGATCGAGCGGCTGATCAAGGTCGACACGCGCGGCATGTATGAATTCTACGCGCGCCAGATGCCGCGCACTCCCGCCGCGCAGAAACCGTTACGCCGCCTGCTGCTCTTCAGCAGGAATCTCTTTCTCGCCTTTCTGCTGAAATTGACGCCGGCGCGGCGCCTGCTGTATGCCCTCTCTCTGCTTTTTGTGATCCTGGCTTTTTGGTATCGCGAATTGTCCTGGCTGGTCAACGCCTTTTTGGTGATGAATTTCCTGCTCGCGCTCGAGCTGGCGGACAAGCTGGTGGCGAAAGACGAGCTGGCCGTTGCGCGTGAGATTCAATTGAGCCTGCTGCCGCGGCACAAGCTGCACATGAATGGCTTCACCGCAGTCGGTTTCAGCGATGCCGCGCTCAGCGTGGGCGGTGATTACTACGACTTCATCGCCCTGCCGGACGGCGGCTGCCTGGTGGTCATCGGCGATGTGTCCGGCAAGGGCATTTCTGCGGCGCTCTACACCGCCAAGGTGCAAACACTCCTGCAAATCTGCGCGCGCGAGTCGCAGGACCCGCGCGAATTGATGCTGCGGCTGAACGAACATCTGCTGCGTGAGCTCAAACGCAGCTACTTTCTCACGCTGGCGATCGTGCGGCTGCAGCCGAACGGCGACATGCAATTTTGCCGGGCCGGCCACACGCCGGCGCTGCGCTTCGAATCCCAGCGCCAGGATTGTTTCTGGCTCAAGCCCAACGGCCTGGCCATTGGCCTGGCGCCGGAGCGGAACGCCGCCCGCGAGAATGCCGGCCAGCAGCACAGCATTTTTCGCGACAACCTGCAAGTCATTCAGACCTCGCTGGCCGCCGGTGATGCGTTGCTGCTTTATACCGACGGGGTGAGCGAGACCTGCAATCCCGACCGCCAGGAGTTTGGCGAAGAACGCCTGCGCCGGGTATTGCTGCACCACCATCACGCCCCAGCCGAGACCATCCGCGAGGCACTGCTGCAGGAACTCACGCAGTTTCGGCGCGGCGCCGACATGCGCGATGATACCACCTTCGTCATCATCAAACGCAACGCCTGA